The Haladaptatus cibarius D43 genome window below encodes:
- a CDS encoding ABC transporter permease, with protein sequence MNSRVRIAGLSIGSAIVLGVLGFIFPGSVLGRLVGTIDGSYASAALRYTVPIAFAALGGIFAEKSGVINIGLEGLLIISAFIGIAVADTMAGSAGATQTTLWLGFFAAVLASTLFALLFAIVCIEFKADQIIAGLAVWLIALGLAPFGSKIIWGRVNSPSVGTLNNWQIPLLADIPVVGPILFDANPTVYMLLAAVPLTWFVLNETAFGRWVKASGENPMALDTVGVDVRRVRYASVLLSGVLAGIGGAGLSLGQAGLFNGSGTTMVDGRGWIGITAFLFGNYNPLGAFGASFLFASLDALQIRLQQVGFQLPNELIGIIPYVTVIVVLAFVGRTRIPDAAGEHYESGEE encoded by the coding sequence ATGAATAGTCGCGTCCGAATCGCCGGACTGTCGATTGGTTCCGCCATCGTCCTCGGCGTTCTCGGATTTATCTTCCCGGGAAGTGTACTGGGCCGACTCGTCGGGACTATCGACGGGAGCTACGCCAGTGCGGCACTCCGATACACGGTTCCAATCGCGTTCGCCGCGCTCGGCGGTATCTTCGCCGAGAAGAGCGGCGTCATCAACATCGGATTGGAAGGCTTGCTCATCATCTCCGCATTCATCGGTATCGCAGTTGCCGATACGATGGCGGGGTCTGCCGGAGCAACACAAACGACGCTCTGGCTCGGCTTTTTCGCCGCAGTGCTGGCGAGCACGCTCTTTGCGCTCCTCTTCGCAATCGTCTGCATCGAGTTCAAGGCCGACCAAATCATCGCCGGGCTTGCGGTGTGGCTCATCGCGCTCGGACTCGCACCGTTCGGCAGTAAAATCATCTGGGGTCGCGTCAACAGCCCCAGCGTCGGCACGCTAAACAACTGGCAGATTCCGCTCCTCGCGGACATTCCAGTCGTCGGGCCGATACTCTTCGACGCCAATCCGACGGTGTACATGCTTCTCGCCGCCGTTCCGCTCACATGGTTCGTCCTGAACGAAACGGCGTTCGGCAGATGGGTGAAAGCCAGCGGTGAGAACCCGATGGCACTCGACACAGTCGGGGTGGACGTGCGGCGCGTTCGCTACGCGAGCGTCCTCCTCTCCGGCGTGCTGGCGGGAATCGGCGGGGCAGGGCTGTCGCTCGGACAGGCCGGACTGTTCAACGGAAGCGGCACGACGATGGTCGATGGTCGCGGCTGGATTGGCATCACGGCGTTCCTGTTCGGAAACTACAACCCGCTGGGTGCCTTCGGCGCGTCGTTCCTCTTTGCGAGTCTCGACGCGCTTCAGATTCGGCTCCAGCAGGTCGGCTTCCAACTGCCGAACGAACTCATCGGCATCATCCCCTACGTGACGGTTATCGTCGTGCTGGCGTTCGTCGGTCGAACCCGTATTCCGGATGCGGCAGGCGAACACTACGAATCCGGCGAAGAGTAA
- a CDS encoding ABC transporter permease, whose protein sequence is MSSWRKRAEQSLGRLVEASAAERIFISLAALAMSILVGGFVILVSGFVATCSEPFLAQRMLITIPGSGGWGVELPLPGSFCYNPIRVYKYLFIGAFANPQQFSLIPFNPAIDLYSLASTLRETTMLLFTGLAVAVAFRAGMFNIGTQGQLVLGALGSVIAVLWTASYVPTGIVGGIILIPLGLLAGAVVGGIYGAIPGAMKAYADANEVITTIMLNFIATGLAFVLVSEYFQKPGSGNVQTRSIPEYATLSPALFPRGSSFSLLVIVGALILAIGIYLLLHRTAFGYDLRTSGIQPKAAEYGGVDSKKTMVSSMALSGVIGGIGGAIYVLMILGRWQTGVPSFGFDGITVTILAGNNPLGVPLAALLFGMLKSGSLTIDFALGVPKQLVGVLRGLIILFVAMPEFFRMIGKRWVTPERQSAVATDGGTAVEGGERDE, encoded by the coding sequence GTGAGTTCGTGGCGAAAACGAGCCGAACAATCACTCGGGCGGCTCGTCGAGGCTTCTGCGGCCGAACGCATTTTCATCAGTCTCGCCGCGCTTGCCATGTCGATTCTCGTCGGTGGATTCGTCATCCTCGTGTCGGGATTCGTCGCAACCTGTTCTGAACCCTTCCTCGCACAGCGAATGCTCATCACCATTCCCGGAAGCGGCGGCTGGGGCGTCGAACTCCCGCTACCGGGGTCGTTCTGCTATAACCCGATACGGGTGTACAAATATCTCTTCATCGGCGCATTCGCCAATCCACAACAGTTCTCGTTGATTCCGTTCAACCCGGCAATCGATCTGTACAGTTTGGCGAGTACGCTTCGAGAGACGACGATGCTCCTGTTCACCGGATTAGCCGTCGCAGTCGCGTTCCGCGCCGGTATGTTCAACATCGGAACGCAGGGGCAGCTCGTTTTGGGCGCACTTGGCTCCGTGATAGCCGTCCTCTGGACCGCATCCTACGTTCCGACCGGAATCGTCGGCGGTATCATTTTGATTCCGCTCGGACTGCTCGCTGGCGCGGTCGTCGGTGGAATCTACGGCGCGATTCCCGGCGCGATGAAAGCCTACGCGGACGCGAACGAGGTGATTACGACCATCATGCTGAACTTCATTGCGACGGGACTCGCCTTCGTTCTCGTCTCCGAATACTTCCAAAAGCCCGGTAGCGGAAACGTCCAGACGCGCTCGATTCCCGAGTACGCGACACTCTCACCAGCGCTCTTTCCTCGCGGGTCGTCGTTTTCTCTTCTCGTTATCGTTGGCGCGCTCATCCTCGCAATCGGTATCTACCTGCTGTTACACCGAACCGCGTTCGGATACGACCTCCGAACGAGTGGGATTCAACCGAAAGCGGCGGAGTACGGCGGCGTGGACTCGAAGAAAACGATGGTGTCGAGCATGGCACTGTCGGGCGTCATCGGCGGTATCGGCGGTGCAATTTACGTGTTGATGATTCTCGGCCGATGGCAAACGGGTGTCCCGTCGTTCGGATTTGACGGTATCACGGTGACGATTTTAGCCGGAAACAACCCGCTCGGCGTTCCGCTGGCCGCACTGCTCTTCGGGATGCTCAAAAGCGGCAGTCTCACCATCGACTTCGCGCTCGGCGTTCCGAAGCAACTCGTTGGCGTCCTCCGCGGCCTGATTATCCTGTTCGTCGCCATGCCGGAGTTCTTCCGCATGATCGGCAAGCGCTGGGTGACGCCGGAGAGGCAGAGTGCCGTAGCGACAGATGGCGGCACCGCGGTCGAAGGAGGTGAGCGCGATGAATAG
- a CDS encoding ABC transporter ATP-binding protein: MSRAVYLDGITKRFPGVIANDDVDLAVESGSIHALLGENGAGKTTLMNVLYGLYEPTDGQVVIDGDPHDFDSPRDAIHAGIGMIHQHFMLVDTLTIGENVVLGNEPRKWGGLAMDRSRAEREVRELSERYGFDVDPNALVEDVSVGVQQRVEILKALYRGADVLILDEPTAVLTPQEIDDLLAVLDELTAQGKSIIFITHKLGEAMDAADRITVLRDGKNVGSVNTDETSREELAELMVGREVLLETEKSTNEPGDTVLSVSDLTVTDDRDVVQVDDVGFEIREGEVFGIAGVDGNGQSEVIESVTGLETPDDGQIEFFGDDVSETSRRERIDSGMAYIPQDRHEQGLVMEFDLVENGLLGSQRTQPFSNDGRIDWDRTRTHAEDIIEEYDVRPPNADVSAESLSGGNQQKFIVGREFARDPSLVVAAHPTRGVDVGSIEFIHDRLLDLRAEGKAIFLVSSKLDEVQQLSDRLAVMYEGEIMDVVDPNRVTEEELGLLMAGERPGNAPSIRGEAQ, from the coding sequence ATGAGCCGGGCGGTATATCTCGACGGCATTACGAAACGATTCCCGGGAGTCATCGCAAACGATGACGTTGACCTCGCCGTGGAATCGGGTTCCATCCACGCACTTTTAGGGGAGAACGGCGCCGGAAAAACGACGCTGATGAACGTCCTGTACGGGCTGTACGAGCCAACCGATGGACAGGTCGTCATCGACGGCGACCCCCACGATTTCGATTCTCCGCGGGACGCTATCCATGCAGGCATCGGCATGATTCACCAGCATTTCATGCTGGTCGATACCCTCACGATTGGGGAAAACGTCGTCCTCGGAAACGAACCCCGAAAGTGGGGTGGACTGGCCATGGACAGAAGCCGTGCCGAACGCGAGGTGCGCGAACTAAGTGAGCGATACGGCTTCGACGTCGACCCGAACGCACTCGTCGAAGACGTGAGCGTCGGTGTTCAACAGCGCGTCGAAATTCTGAAGGCGCTGTATCGCGGCGCTGACGTACTCATTCTCGACGAACCGACCGCCGTACTCACACCGCAGGAAATCGACGACCTGCTCGCCGTTCTCGACGAACTCACGGCGCAAGGAAAGAGCATCATCTTCATCACGCACAAACTCGGGGAAGCGATGGACGCCGCCGACCGAATTACCGTCCTCCGGGACGGGAAAAACGTCGGGTCGGTGAACACCGACGAAACCTCTCGGGAGGAACTCGCAGAACTGATGGTCGGACGCGAGGTGCTCCTCGAAACCGAAAAATCCACAAACGAGCCCGGCGACACCGTTCTCTCGGTTTCCGACCTCACGGTGACAGACGACCGGGACGTGGTACAGGTGGACGACGTCGGGTTCGAAATCCGAGAAGGCGAGGTGTTCGGTATCGCGGGCGTGGATGGAAACGGCCAATCCGAAGTTATCGAGAGTGTCACTGGCCTCGAAACCCCTGACGACGGTCAAATCGAATTTTTCGGCGACGACGTTTCGGAGACGAGCCGTCGAGAACGAATCGACTCGGGAATGGCCTACATTCCCCAAGACCGCCACGAACAAGGGCTGGTGATGGAGTTCGACCTCGTGGAGAACGGACTGCTCGGCAGTCAGCGCACACAACCGTTTTCGAACGACGGTCGAATCGACTGGGATAGAACGCGAACGCACGCGGAGGACATCATCGAGGAGTACGACGTTCGCCCGCCGAACGCCGATGTGAGCGCGGAGTCGCTCTCCGGCGGCAACCAGCAGAAGTTCATCGTCGGGCGGGAGTTCGCCCGCGACCCCTCGCTCGTCGTCGCCGCCCACCCCACGCGCGGCGTGGACGTTGGCAGTATCGAGTTCATTCACGACCGTCTGCTGGATTTGCGCGCCGAGGGGAAGGCGATATTCCTCGTCTCCTCGAAACTCGACGAGGTTCAGCAACTTTCCGACCGACTGGCAGTTATGTACGAAGGTGAAATCATGGACGTTGTTGACCCGAACCGCGTGACCGAAGAGGAACTCGGCCTGCTGATGGCGGGCGAACGACCGGGGAACGCCCCCAGCATCAGAGGTGAGGCACAGTGA
- a CDS encoding BMP family lipoprotein, whose amino-acid sequence MTNIDKQRRKLMVAGGAVGVAGLAGCISSPSDGGGDGGDDGGDDGNDNSTNGGDGDGSNAESDVSVGMVYATGGLGDNSFNDMAHSGIQRAEQELGVSYQNVEPSSPSDVENLQRQFAQSGNNDLICCIGFVQTSGLVSNAQQFPDQNFMLVDSVAEKENGDPIQNVSNYVFKEHQGSFQVGHLAGLLTQQDFSAADSTTKSGETVVGFVGGEEVPLIKKFEAGYKAGVAHASEDIEVRTAYTGAFNDPVAGKEAAVSMYEDGADIVYHAAGGSGTGVFEAAQQKGLFAIGVDSDQSKAKGTAKFSNVILASMVKHVNEAVFTATENVVNGNFKGGSVNNLGLETDGVEAVYGADLGSEIPDDVKSKLEESRQAIIDGDIEVPTTVDK is encoded by the coding sequence ATGACGAACATTGACAAACAGCGGCGTAAATTGATGGTGGCTGGCGGTGCGGTCGGTGTCGCCGGTCTTGCTGGCTGTATCAGCAGTCCGAGCGACGGCGGGGGGGATGGCGGAGACGATGGCGGCGACGACGGCAACGACAACTCCACGAACGGCGGAGACGGCGACGGTTCGAACGCGGAAAGCGATGTTAGTGTCGGTATGGTGTACGCAACCGGCGGTCTGGGCGACAACTCGTTCAACGACATGGCCCACTCCGGCATTCAGCGAGCGGAACAGGAACTCGGCGTCAGTTACCAGAACGTTGAACCGAGTTCGCCGAGCGACGTGGAAAACCTTCAGCGACAGTTCGCGCAGTCCGGAAACAACGACCTCATCTGCTGTATCGGGTTCGTTCAGACGAGTGGCCTGGTAAGCAACGCACAGCAGTTCCCCGACCAGAACTTCATGCTCGTGGACAGCGTCGCCGAGAAGGAAAACGGCGACCCCATCCAGAACGTTTCGAACTATGTGTTCAAAGAGCACCAAGGCTCGTTCCAAGTCGGCCACCTCGCTGGCCTGCTCACCCAGCAGGATTTCAGCGCGGCAGACAGCACGACGAAATCCGGCGAGACGGTCGTCGGTTTCGTCGGCGGCGAGGAAGTGCCCCTCATCAAGAAGTTCGAAGCGGGATACAAAGCCGGTGTCGCACACGCGAGCGAAGACATCGAAGTCCGAACCGCGTACACCGGTGCGTTCAACGACCCCGTTGCGGGGAAGGAAGCCGCAGTCTCGATGTACGAAGACGGCGCGGACATCGTCTACCACGCCGCCGGTGGGAGCGGAACCGGTGTGTTCGAGGCGGCCCAGCAGAAAGGCCTGTTCGCAATCGGCGTCGACAGCGACCAATCGAAAGCGAAGGGAACGGCGAAGTTCAGCAACGTCATCCTCGCGAGCATGGTCAAACACGTCAACGAAGCCGTGTTCACAGCAACCGAGAACGTCGTGAACGGCAACTTCAAGGGCGGCTCGGTCAACAACCTCGGGCTGGAAACCGACGGGGTCGAGGCAGTGTACGGCGCAGACCTCGGCTCGGAGATTCCGGACGACGTGAAATCCAAGCTCGAAGAGTCCCGTCAAGCCATCATCGATGGCGACATCGAAGTGCCAACGACGGTAGACAAATAA
- a CDS encoding phosphohexomutase domain-containing protein codes for MNLFGTAGIRGNVVSRVTPELALAVGRSAGAPGETFVVARDGRETGAALAAAMEAGLESAGANVCRAGQLPTPALAFASQERNGVMLTASHNPPTDNGIKLFDDGQEYAREAERDVDAGVEDETPPLPWNEWGDSTRIEVLDNYRDAVMEYAREHGAPLDGVRIAVDCGNGMGSVATPQVLRALGAKVVTLNANVDGHFPGRPSKPTPETLTDLMEFTANGDFAFGLAHDGDADRIVLVDGNGDVVHEDTIVAVLAEHYTGTSDADDPVVVTTPNASARIDERVREAGGRVERVRLGALHEGIASALEDGDDGTEVVFAAEPWKHIHTQFGGWIDGVASAAVLARLVGDAGGIDALRTDVTERPYRKVSIECPDDAKVGAMNRLETSVPKRFPEATVQTEHGVRAELTDGSWVLVRPSGTEPYVRIYAESEDVDGLVAEAKDLVAAAVSVAKE; via the coding sequence ATGAATCTGTTCGGAACCGCGGGAATCCGCGGCAACGTCGTCTCGCGCGTGACACCCGAACTCGCGCTCGCAGTCGGGCGGTCGGCGGGAGCGCCGGGTGAAACGTTCGTAGTCGCCCGCGATGGGCGCGAAACTGGTGCCGCACTCGCCGCCGCGATGGAAGCCGGATTGGAAAGCGCGGGCGCGAACGTCTGCCGTGCTGGACAACTGCCAACCCCCGCGCTTGCGTTCGCCTCGCAGGAACGAAACGGCGTCATGCTCACCGCGAGTCACAACCCGCCGACGGATAACGGAATCAAGCTGTTCGACGACGGACAGGAGTACGCCCGCGAGGCCGAGCGTGACGTGGACGCTGGTGTCGAGGACGAAACACCACCGCTCCCGTGGAACGAATGGGGCGACAGCACGCGCATCGAGGTTCTCGATAACTACCGCGATGCGGTCATGGAGTACGCCCGCGAACACGGCGCACCCCTCGACGGCGTCCGAATCGCGGTTGACTGCGGCAACGGGATGGGAAGCGTGGCAACCCCGCAAGTCCTCCGTGCGTTGGGTGCAAAGGTCGTCACGCTCAACGCGAACGTGGACGGCCATTTCCCCGGCCGACCGAGCAAGCCGACGCCGGAGACGCTGACCGACCTGATGGAATTTACCGCCAACGGCGATTTCGCGTTCGGACTAGCCCACGACGGCGATGCCGACAGAATCGTCCTCGTGGACGGCAACGGAGACGTAGTGCACGAGGATACCATCGTTGCGGTTCTCGCAGAGCATTACACCGGAACAAGCGACGCCGACGACCCAGTCGTCGTGACGACGCCGAACGCCTCGGCAAGAATCGACGAGCGCGTTCGAGAGGCGGGCGGTCGAGTCGAACGCGTTCGACTCGGCGCACTTCACGAGGGAATCGCGTCCGCCCTCGAAGACGGCGACGACGGCACTGAAGTCGTCTTCGCCGCGGAACCGTGGAAGCACATCCACACGCAGTTCGGCGGTTGGATTGACGGCGTCGCCAGCGCGGCAGTGCTGGCGCGACTCGTCGGCGACGCTGGCGGTATCGACGCACTTCGAACCGACGTAACCGAGCGACCCTACCGAAAAGTGAGCATCGAGTGCCCGGACGACGCGAAGGTGGGGGCGATGAACCGATTGGAAACGAGCGTTCCAAAACGATTCCCCGAGGCAACCGTGCAAACCGAACACGGCGTTCGGGCCGAACTGACGGACGGTTCGTGGGTGCTCGTCCGCCCGAGCGGAACCGAGCCATATGTCAGAATTTACGCCGAAAGCGAGGACGTAGATGGGTTAGTCGCGGAAGCGAAAGACCTCGTTGCGGCTGCCGTTTCGGTGGCGAAAGAATAG
- a CDS encoding DUF5793 family protein, whose translation MRRDYFTLDVENIDWADADGTPRKPTVIIDFEGPSSTLRERLTALDGDLLEADETDVTFRLQANLDDSDATGVVSVTNRTTGDFILELNEDAEDVLKFIRAARAYGDESDEADGRYHVDIAINGEQVVEYDKSTFLVYNREGNLLRQHSLIPSGVEL comes from the coding sequence ATGAGGCGCGACTACTTCACACTGGATGTCGAAAATATAGATTGGGCGGATGCGGACGGAACACCGCGTAAGCCGACGGTAATCATCGATTTTGAGGGACCGTCTTCAACGCTCCGCGAGCGCCTCACGGCTCTCGACGGTGACCTGCTCGAAGCCGACGAGACGGACGTTACCTTCCGCTTGCAGGCAAATCTGGACGACTCGGACGCAACCGGCGTGGTGAGCGTCACGAACCGAACGACCGGTGATTTCATCCTCGAACTCAACGAGGACGCAGAAGACGTTCTGAAATTCATTCGGGCCGCCCGTGCATACGGCGACGAATCGGACGAAGCCGACGGACGCTATCACGTCGATATTGCCATTAACGGCGAGCAAGTCGTTGAATACGACAAAAGCACGTTTCTCGTCTACAACCGCGAAGGAAATCTTCTCCGTCAGCACAGTCTCATCCCGAGCGGCGTGGAACTGTAA
- a CDS encoding type II/IV secretion system ATPase subunit, translating into MSSLETEELTVRVREFRKTIRRTVEMLHGSTISVGEYNPTEDGSLITFTGVPGYEEVERYWVNAPFAFVSINYDADANDHLYYVVEPELDEFEAELLDRLFSDLRESLIYRREMGDQTAEDVLRDELRELLEVYGVEVDSATFYRLFYYLFRAFRGFGKLDPLMHDSHIEDISCDGYDLPLFVYHDEYNDIGSNVAYGEEELDSLVVRLAQQSGQHVSVGEPVVEATLPDGSRAELALGKEVTPRGSAFTIRKYADEPFTPVDLVNYGTFSLDQMAYLWLAIENNKSLVFAGGTASGKTTSMNAISMFIPPRSKVLTIEDTRELTLYHDNWLSSVTRDRLDEGADITMYDLLRSALRHRPEYIAVGEVRGQEAMTLFQAMNTGHTTYSTMHADSVQTVINRLENEPINVPRAMIQSLDILSIQTLTYVGEERVRRNRTLAEINGIDQRTGDLDYSTAFSWDAATDTVKKRDSDVLDEIRDNHGWSRSQLLAELRNRKLVLQYLRENDVTDYRRFTAMVNEYYADPERVVEKVRRTVEAEVSEFD; encoded by the coding sequence ATGTCGAGTTTAGAGACAGAGGAACTGACCGTCCGCGTCCGGGAGTTCCGCAAAACGATTCGTCGTACCGTCGAGATGCTTCACGGTTCCACGATTTCGGTCGGCGAGTACAATCCCACCGAGGACGGTTCGCTCATCACGTTCACGGGGGTTCCGGGCTACGAGGAAGTCGAACGCTACTGGGTGAACGCGCCCTTTGCGTTCGTTTCCATCAACTACGACGCGGACGCGAATGACCATCTGTACTACGTGGTCGAACCCGAGTTGGACGAGTTCGAGGCGGAACTACTCGACCGACTGTTTTCCGATTTGCGCGAATCGCTCATCTATCGCCGGGAGATGGGCGACCAAACCGCGGAAGACGTGCTTCGTGACGAACTCCGCGAACTACTGGAGGTGTACGGCGTCGAAGTCGATTCGGCGACCTTCTACCGCCTTTTTTACTACCTCTTCCGCGCCTTCCGCGGGTTCGGCAAACTCGACCCGCTCATGCACGACTCGCACATCGAGGACATCTCGTGTGACGGCTACGACCTCCCGCTGTTCGTCTATCACGACGAGTACAACGACATCGGATCGAACGTCGCCTACGGCGAGGAGGAACTCGATAGTCTCGTCGTCCGCCTCGCCCAACAGTCGGGCCAACACGTCAGCGTCGGCGAACCGGTTGTGGAGGCGACCCTGCCGGACGGCAGTCGTGCGGAACTCGCCCTCGGCAAGGAAGTCACACCGCGCGGGTCGGCATTCACCATCCGAAAGTACGCGGACGAACCGTTCACGCCCGTCGATTTGGTAAACTACGGAACCTTCTCGCTCGACCAGATGGCTTACCTCTGGTTGGCCATCGAGAACAACAAATCGCTCGTCTTCGCGGGCGGAACCGCGTCCGGGAAGACCACCTCGATGAACGCGATTTCGATGTTCATTCCGCCGCGCTCGAAGGTGCTCACCATCGAGGACACCCGGGAACTAACCCTGTATCACGACAACTGGCTGTCCTCCGTGACCCGCGACCGACTGGACGAGGGTGCGGACATCACGATGTACGATTTGCTTCGCTCCGCTCTGCGTCACCGACCGGAATACATCGCGGTCGGCGAGGTTCGCGGACAAGAAGCGATGACGCTGTTTCAGGCGATGAACACCGGCCACACAACGTATTCCACGATGCACGCCGACAGCGTCCAAACGGTCATCAACCGCCTCGAAAACGAACCCATCAACGTGCCGCGGGCGATGATTCAGTCGCTCGACATTCTCTCCATTCAGACGCTCACCTACGTCGGAGAAGAGCGCGTCCGCCGGAACCGAACCCTCGCGGAAATCAACGGCATCGACCAGCGAACCGGCGATTTGGACTACTCGACTGCGTTCTCGTGGGACGCCGCGACGGACACCGTGAAAAAGCGTGACAGCGACGTACTGGACGAAATTCGGGACAATCACGGCTGGTCGCGTTCCCAACTCCTCGCGGAACTGCGCAACAGAAAACTCGTGTTGCAGTACCTCCGCGAGAACGACGTGACCGACTATCGGCGATTCACCGCGATGGTCAACGAATACTATGCTGACCCCGAGCGAGTGGTCGAAAAAGTTCGGCGGACCGTCGAAGCCGAAGTTTCGGAGTTCGACTGA
- a CDS encoding type II secretion system F family protein: MGLLNFVPLVFALCLLAPVALSPISKTAYRTVTRFSLQTFGTYVQDSGRRRAKRSDVLQSAHVGETYRLYASKTWVYSALAAVSGSIIGVYLVGLVLSLLSVSPESVRQTLPSQFVFLADLLSVPNLSLGELFVLLLFSSATVGLLGGLLTYWLRWETPSHRGSARARQIDASLARTVAFIYALSRSGMAFPEIMRTLARNRDVYGETAEEIAVGVKAMDLFGLDMLTAIRQMARQSPSEKFEEFGDNLASVLQSGQSLPSYLHDQYERYQKDAKVQQEAFLELLATLAEGYVSLFVVGPLLLITILVVIGLMGMADTLTILYLMAYLFIPLGNLGFVVYLDSITESLSVSKETRKLLESNHLDVRRASDPDAGRAVSDGGFSPVNEERLNAYDRFEGIRTALSDPFRVVREEPVTILYVTIPLAFLSVPIRLAPEIGAGTVTLASADDVLVQATLFVLGTFAVVREMKRRRMKAIEAAVPDLLDRLASVNEAGMTVVESFRRVTSTDLGVLNAELQRMWRDIEWGTDTATALRRFEHRVDTPTITRVVTLVTNAMHASGDVGRVLRIAADEAQASRRLKRQRAQEMMTYLIIIYISFFVFLVIVVALSTILMPALETLPEANAGGNAPTGGSLGGLGNIAGVDFDAYRLVFFHTALMQALFSGFVAGKMGEGKIRDGTKHATAMFAIAYVVFLVLQYFL; encoded by the coding sequence ATGGGCCTGCTCAACTTTGTTCCGCTCGTTTTCGCGCTGTGTCTGCTCGCACCCGTCGCGCTGTCGCCAATCAGCAAGACGGCTTATCGAACCGTCACCCGATTCTCCCTGCAAACGTTCGGCACCTACGTCCAAGACAGCGGGCGGCGGCGTGCGAAACGCTCCGACGTACTCCAGTCCGCCCACGTCGGGGAAACCTACCGACTGTACGCCTCGAAAACGTGGGTGTACTCCGCACTGGCCGCGGTTTCGGGGAGCATCATCGGCGTCTATCTCGTCGGATTGGTGCTGTCCCTGCTTTCTGTCTCTCCCGAATCGGTTCGGCAAACACTTCCGTCGCAGTTCGTGTTTCTCGCGGACTTGCTTTCGGTTCCGAACCTCTCGCTCGGCGAACTGTTCGTCCTGTTGTTGTTCAGCAGTGCGACGGTCGGGTTGCTCGGCGGACTGCTGACCTACTGGCTTCGGTGGGAAACGCCCTCCCATCGTGGGAGCGCCCGCGCCAGACAAATCGACGCCAGTCTCGCGCGAACCGTGGCGTTCATCTACGCCCTCTCGCGCAGTGGGATGGCGTTCCCCGAAATCATGCGAACCCTGGCGCGAAACCGGGACGTGTACGGCGAAACCGCGGAGGAAATCGCGGTCGGCGTGAAGGCGATGGACTTGTTCGGACTCGACATGCTGACCGCCATCCGACAGATGGCGCGTCAATCCCCGAGCGAGAAGTTCGAGGAGTTCGGCGACAATTTGGCTAGCGTGCTCCAAAGCGGGCAAAGCCTTCCCTCGTACCTGCACGACCAGTACGAGCGCTATCAGAAAGATGCCAAAGTGCAACAGGAGGCGTTTTTGGAACTGCTGGCGACGTTGGCCGAGGGGTACGTCTCCCTGTTCGTCGTCGGCCCGCTCCTCCTCATCACCATCCTCGTCGTCATCGGCCTGATGGGAATGGCGGACACGCTCACGATTCTGTACCTGATGGCGTACCTGTTCATTCCCCTCGGAAACCTCGGATTCGTGGTCTACCTCGACAGTATCACCGAATCGCTGAGCGTTAGTAAGGAAACGCGGAAACTGCTCGAATCGAATCATCTCGACGTGCGCCGCGCCAGCGACCCTGACGCCGGACGCGCGGTCAGCGACGGCGGATTTTCTCCCGTCAACGAGGAACGACTGAACGCCTACGACAGGTTCGAGGGGATTCGAACCGCGCTCTCCGACCCGTTCCGCGTCGTGCGCGAAGAACCGGTGACCATCCTCTACGTGACGATTCCTCTCGCATTTCTTTCCGTCCCCATTCGTCTCGCGCCGGAAATCGGAGCAGGAACGGTCACACTCGCCTCCGCGGACGACGTACTCGTACAGGCCACTCTGTTCGTGCTGGGGACGTTTGCGGTCGTCCGAGAGATGAAACGACGACGGATGAAAGCAATCGAGGCCGCCGTCCCCGACCTGTTAGACCGCCTCGCCAGCGTCAACGAAGCCGGAATGACCGTGGTCGAGAGTTTCCGGCGCGTCACGAGCACCGACCTCGGCGTGTTGAACGCGGAACTACAGCGAATGTGGCGCGACATCGAATGGGGAACCGACACCGCAACCGCACTCCGGCGGTTCGAACACCGCGTCGATACGCCGACGATTACGCGCGTCGTGACTCTCGTGACGAACGCGATGCATGCAAGCGGTGACGTGGGGCGAGTGCTTCGAATCGCGGCGGACGAAGCACAGGCGTCCCGGCGACTGAAACGACAGCGTGCACAGGAGATGATGACCTACCTCATCATCATCTACATCTCGTTTTTCGTCTTCCTCGTCATCGTGGTGGCGCTCTCCACCATCCTCATGCCCGCGCTCGAAACCCTCCCCGAGGCGAACGCGGGCGGCAACGCCCCAACGGGTGGAAGTCTCGGCGGGTTGGGCAACATTGCAGGCGTGGATTTCGACGCGTACCGACTCGTCTTCTTCCACACCGCGCTGATGCAGGCCCTCTTCTCCGGGTTCGTCGCGGGGAAGATGGGTGAAGGCAAGATACGCGACGGCACGAAACACGCGACCGCGATGTTCGCCATCGCCTACGTCGTCTTCCTCGTGCTCCAGTATTTCCTGTAG